Proteins from a genomic interval of bacterium:
- a CDS encoding GvpL/GvpF family gas vesicle protein: protein KILEVLKGVSTDYRSNKLFGDKMIMNGAFLVQNDQVPKFDKCVDELDERLGEGIKFKYVGPVPPCNFVEIVINLED from the coding sequence GCAAGATTTTAGAGGTCTTAAAAGGGGTTTCCACCGACTATCGAAGCAACAAACTCTTCGGTGACAAGATGATTATGAATGGGGCGTTTCTTGTGCAGAACGATCAGGTGCCAAAGTTCGATAAGTGTGTAGATGAGTTGGACGAAAGGTTGGGAGAGGGCATTAAATTCAAGTACGTGGGTCCTGTGCCACCGTGCAACTTTGTTGAAATAGTAATAAATTTGGAGGATTGA